In Paracoccus jeotgali, the following are encoded in one genomic region:
- the paaB gene encoding 1,2-phenylacetyl-CoA epoxidase subunit PaaB, whose protein sequence is MSSEWPLYEVFIRGQHGLNHRHVGSLHAPDAELAIKHARDVYTRRNEGVSIWVVRSSEISASSPSEKGPLFEPANDKVYRHPTFYDIPDEVGHM, encoded by the coding sequence ATGTCCAGCGAATGGCCTCTGTACGAGGTGTTTATCCGGGGCCAGCACGGCCTCAACCACCGTCACGTCGGCAGTCTGCACGCCCCTGACGCCGAACTGGCGATCAAGCATGCCCGCGACGTCTATACCCGCCGCAACGAGGGCGTTAGCATCTGGGTCGTCAGATCGTCCGAGATCTCGGCCAGCAGCCCGTCGGAAAAGGGCCCGCTGTTCGAGCCGGCGAATGACAAGGTCTATCGCCACCCCACCTTCTACGACATCCCCGACGAAGTGGGGCATATGTGA
- a CDS encoding Phenylacetic acid catabolic protein: protein MTEMNIDDYLAQGGKLTSPANVPPRYRGELMRLMASFVDSELAGAAGFADTINDAPGIRNRIAAARITQQKLEHAGKVLAVMGEFGADMARYDRRHDWAARMDRDADLAPARHGDDMRLSVFHYPIQGYGDAVVMNVLMGLATIVQLDELKASSYTPLAEVFRDIAPREARHVELGLNGLREILTTDEGRAEAARSVEYWRPRVEASFGKAASKRYETLSRFGLRHHPNEELRETWAQRVRDLLMPMGLA, encoded by the coding sequence ATGACCGAGATGAATATCGACGATTATCTGGCCCAGGGCGGGAAACTGACCTCTCCGGCCAATGTCCCGCCGCGCTACCGGGGCGAGCTGATGCGGCTGATGGCGTCCTTCGTGGACAGCGAACTGGCGGGGGCGGCGGGCTTTGCCGACACGATCAACGACGCGCCCGGCATCCGCAACCGCATCGCCGCGGCCCGGATCACCCAGCAAAAGCTGGAACATGCGGGCAAGGTGCTGGCGGTGATGGGCGAATTCGGCGCCGATATGGCGCGCTATGACCGCCGCCACGACTGGGCCGCGCGGATGGACCGCGACGCCGACCTCGCCCCCGCCCGCCACGGCGACGACATGCGGCTGTCGGTGTTCCACTATCCGATCCAGGGCTATGGCGACGCGGTGGTGATGAACGTGCTGATGGGGCTTGCGACCATCGTGCAGCTCGATGAGCTGAAAGCCTCCAGCTATACGCCCTTGGCCGAGGTGTTCCGCGACATCGCCCCGCGCGAGGCCCGCCATGTCGAGCTGGGCCTGAACGGTCTGCGCGAGATCCTGACCACGGACGAAGGCCGCGCCGAGGCCGCGCGATCGGTCGAATACTGGCGGCCGCGGGTCGAGGCGAGCTTTGGCAAGGCGGCCTCGAAACGCTATGAGACGCTGTCGCGCTTTGGCCTGCGTCATCATCCCAACGAAGAACTGCGCGAGACCTGGGCGCAGCGGGTCCGCGACCTGCTGATGCCGATGGGGCTTGCCTGA
- the hisS gene encoding histidine--tRNA ligase, with product MPQDKKKTPRPRAETPKGFRDYFGADVTERKAMLDRIAAIYHLHGFEPLETSAIESVEALGKFLPDVDRPNAGVFAWQEEDVPGGGRGDWLALRYDLTAPLARVAAQFRNDLPSPYRRYAMGPVWRNEKPGPGRFRQFYQCDADTVGSASVAADAELCAMLADALEAVGIARGDYIVRINNRKVLNGVLEAANIRPDQADDVLRQIDKLDKVGADGVRQLLTVGRKDDSGAMIEGVGLDDTQTQPLLAFMTSKGADNAETLANLRAAVGASKIGAEGVDELAQIADMLSALGVGEDRAVIDPSVVRGLGYYTGPVFEAELTFEILDDKGRKRQFGSVAGGGRYDGLVERFTGQKVPATGVSIGVDRLLAALRAKGLSGSDTRGPVVVTVMDRERMADYHAMAAELRDTGIRAEVYLGNPKNFGNQLKYADKRNAPVAVIQGGDEAARGVVQIKDLILGARLAAEVSHEEWKSQPAQTEAPREDLVAAVREMLARW from the coding sequence ATGCCGCAGGACAAGAAGAAAACGCCCCGCCCCCGGGCCGAGACGCCCAAGGGCTTCCGCGATTATTTTGGCGCCGACGTGACCGAACGCAAGGCGATGCTGGACCGCATCGCGGCGATCTATCACCTGCACGGGTTCGAGCCGCTGGAAACCTCGGCCATCGAATCCGTCGAGGCGCTTGGCAAGTTCCTGCCCGATGTGGACCGTCCCAATGCCGGCGTCTTCGCCTGGCAAGAGGAAGACGTCCCCGGCGGCGGGCGCGGCGACTGGCTGGCGCTGCGCTATGACCTGACCGCGCCGCTTGCGCGGGTCGCAGCGCAGTTCCGCAACGACCTGCCCAGCCCCTATCGCCGCTATGCGATGGGGCCGGTCTGGCGCAACGAAAAGCCCGGCCCCGGCCGCTTCCGGCAGTTCTATCAATGCGATGCCGATACCGTCGGCAGCGCCTCGGTCGCCGCCGATGCCGAGCTTTGCGCGATGCTGGCCGATGCGCTCGAGGCGGTGGGGATCGCGCGCGGCGACTACATCGTGCGGATCAACAATCGCAAGGTGCTGAACGGCGTGCTCGAAGCCGCGAATATCCGGCCCGATCAGGCCGACGACGTGCTGCGCCAGATCGACAAGCTCGACAAGGTCGGCGCGGATGGCGTGCGGCAATTGCTGACCGTGGGCCGCAAGGATGACAGCGGTGCGATGATCGAGGGCGTCGGTCTGGATGACACGCAGACCCAGCCGCTGCTGGCGTTCATGACCTCGAAAGGCGCCGATAACGCGGAAACGCTGGCCAATCTGCGCGCGGCGGTCGGCGCGTCCAAGATCGGCGCGGAAGGCGTGGACGAGCTGGCGCAGATCGCGGACATGCTCTCGGCGCTTGGCGTGGGCGAGGATCGGGCGGTGATCGACCCTTCGGTCGTGCGCGGCCTTGGCTATTATACCGGCCCGGTGTTCGAGGCCGAACTGACCTTCGAGATCCTCGACGACAAGGGCCGCAAGCGGCAGTTCGGCAGCGTCGCCGGGGGCGGGCGCTATGACGGTCTGGTCGAGCGTTTCACCGGCCAGAAGGTGCCAGCAACCGGCGTCAGCATCGGCGTCGACCGTCTGCTGGCCGCGCTGCGCGCCAAGGGGCTCAGCGGCAGCGACACGCGCGGGCCGGTGGTGGTCACGGTCATGGATCGCGAGCGCATGGCCGATTATCACGCCATGGCGGCCGAGCTGCGCGACACCGGCATCCGGGCCGAGGTCTATCTGGGCAACCCCAAGAACTTCGGCAACCAGTTGAAATACGCCGACAAGCGCAACGCCCCGGTGGCGGTCATCCAGGGCGGGGACGAGGCCGCGCGCGGCGTGGTCCAGATCAAGGACCTGATCCTCGGCGCACGCCTCGCGGCCGAGGTCAGCCACGAGGAATGGAAATCCCAGCCCGCCCAGACCGAGGCCCCGCGCGAGGATCTGGTCGCCGCCGTCCGCGAGATGCTGGCGCGATGGTAA
- the paaA gene encoding 1,2-phenylacetyl-CoA epoxidase subunit PaaA, producing the protein MYAQLVKSEGQKSRDEMSPEELAFQDRIDRGEKIEPKEWMPEGYRKTLIRQIGQHAHSEIVGQLPEGNWITRAPTLERKQILLAKVQDEAGHGLYLYCAAETLGVSRDELLEKLHSGDMKYSSIFNYPTLTWADIGAVGWLVDGAAIMNQVPLQRTSYGPYSRAMIRICKEESFHQRQGYDLLRRMMQGTEAQKRMVQDALNRFWYPALMMFGPSDKDSVHSAQSMAWKIKINTNDELRQKFVDQTVPQAEYLGLTIPDPNLKWNEEKGGHDFSEPDWSEFFEVIKGNGPCNKERLGARVKAWDDGAWYREAMMAHARKRAARRTSVAAE; encoded by the coding sequence ATGTATGCACAGCTCGTCAAATCCGAGGGCCAGAAATCGCGCGATGAGATGTCGCCCGAAGAACTGGCCTTTCAGGACCGCATCGACCGCGGCGAAAAGATCGAACCGAAAGAGTGGATGCCGGAAGGCTATCGCAAGACGCTGATCCGCCAGATCGGCCAGCACGCCCATTCCGAAATCGTCGGCCAGCTGCCCGAGGGCAACTGGATCACCCGCGCCCCCACCCTGGAACGCAAGCAGATCCTGCTGGCCAAGGTGCAGGACGAGGCCGGGCACGGGCTGTATCTGTATTGTGCCGCCGAAACGCTTGGCGTCAGCCGTGACGAGCTGCTGGAAAAGCTGCATTCCGGGGACATGAAGTATTCGTCCATCTTCAACTATCCGACGCTGACCTGGGCCGATATCGGCGCGGTTGGCTGGCTGGTCGATGGCGCGGCGATCATGAACCAGGTGCCGCTGCAGCGCACCAGCTATGGCCCCTATAGCCGGGCGATGATCCGCATCTGCAAGGAAGAAAGCTTTCACCAGCGTCAGGGCTATGACCTGCTGCGCCGGATGATGCAGGGGACCGAGGCGCAAAAGCGCATGGTGCAGGACGCGCTGAACCGCTTCTGGTATCCGGCGCTGATGATGTTCGGCCCGTCCGACAAGGACTCGGTCCATTCGGCGCAGTCGATGGCGTGGAAGATCAAGATCAACACCAATGACGAACTGCGCCAGAAATTCGTCGATCAGACCGTGCCGCAGGCCGAATATCTGGGCCTGACCATCCCCGACCCGAACCTGAAATGGAACGAGGAAAAGGGCGGCCACGACTTCAGCGAGCCGGACTGGTCCGAGTTCTTCGAGGTCATCAAGGGCAACGGTCCCTGCAACAAGGAACGTCTGGGCGCGCGCGTCAAGGCGTGGGACGACGGCGCATGGTATCGCGAGGCGATGATGGCCCATGCCCGCAAGCGTGCCGCACGCCGCACCAGCGTCGCCGCCGAATAA
- the paaD gene encoding 1,2-phenylacetyl-CoA epoxidase subunit PaaD yields the protein MRAAVSQIWDWLSEVPDPEIPVISLTDLGIIRDVEWQDDTLVVTVTPTYSGCPATAVINLDIENHLRAKGIEKLRLERRLAPPWTTDWISQEGRDKLRDYGIAPPIDGTAPDGDVAGRITALTGQGNLTVPCPRCGSNQTRRVSQFGSTPCKASWVCNACLEPFDYFKCH from the coding sequence ATGCGCGCCGCCGTCTCGCAGATCTGGGACTGGCTGTCCGAGGTGCCGGACCCGGAAATCCCGGTGATCTCGCTGACCGATCTGGGGATCATCCGCGATGTGGAGTGGCAGGACGACACGCTGGTCGTCACCGTCACGCCCACCTATTCGGGCTGCCCCGCCACCGCGGTGATCAACCTCGATATCGAGAACCACCTGCGCGCCAAGGGGATCGAGAAGCTGCGGCTGGAACGCCGGCTGGCGCCGCCCTGGACGACCGACTGGATCAGTCAGGAAGGCCGCGACAAGCTGCGCGACTACGGCATCGCGCCGCCCATCGACGGGACCGCGCCCGATGGCGACGTCGCCGGGCGGATCACCGCGCTGACCGGGCAGGGCAACCTGACCGTGCCGTGCCCGCGCTGCGGGTCGAACCAGACGCGGCGCGTCAGCCAGTTCGGATCGACGCCCTGCAAGGCAAGCTGGGTCTGCAACGCCTGCCTGGAACCCTTTGACTATTTCAAATGCCATTAG
- the hisG gene encoding ATP phosphoribosyltransferase → MDDTFRWFGKRGITLSRSGSEREYAGRVEGADLSLVLLSAGEIPRELASGRIDLGVTGSDLVREKLAGWRSDVQALMPMGFGHADLVLAVPACWRDCETLDDLAAITRQFRADHGFRLRIATKYHRLVRAFLSEQEIADYQLVDSQGATEGTVANLTAEAIADITSSGETLRANHLKILPDALIHASQATLFASNKADQDAVAALSARLAAEG, encoded by the coding sequence ATGGACGACACCTTCCGCTGGTTCGGCAAGCGCGGCATCACCCTGTCGCGCAGCGGGTCCGAACGCGAATATGCCGGCCGGGTCGAGGGCGCGGATCTGTCGCTGGTGCTGCTGTCGGCGGGCGAAATCCCGCGCGAACTGGCCTCGGGCCGGATCGATCTGGGCGTCACCGGATCGGATCTGGTGCGCGAAAAGCTGGCCGGCTGGCGGTCGGACGTGCAGGCGCTGATGCCGATGGGCTTTGGCCATGCCGATCTGGTGCTGGCGGTGCCGGCCTGCTGGCGCGACTGCGAGACGCTGGACGATCTGGCGGCGATCACCCGGCAATTCCGTGCCGATCACGGCTTTCGGCTGCGGATCGCGACGAAATATCACCGGCTGGTGCGGGCCTTCCTGTCGGAACAGGAAATCGCGGACTATCAGCTTGTCGACAGCCAGGGCGCGACCGAGGGCACCGTCGCCAACCTGACCGCCGAGGCGATTGCCGACATCACCAGCAGCGGCGAAACCCTGCGCGCCAACCACCTGAAGATCCTGCCCGACGCGCTGATCCATGCCAGCCAAGCGACGCTGTTCGCCTCGAACAAGGCGGATCAGGACGCCGTCGCGGCCCTGTCGGCGCGGCTGGCAGCCGAGGGGTAG
- a CDS encoding SlyX family protein, whose amino-acid sequence MNKLQPLEEAIAHLTRVVEDLSDVVARQESELARMRARVGMLLEREAEREVAEGSTIPLGDQKPPHW is encoded by the coding sequence ATGAACAAGTTGCAGCCTCTGGAAGAGGCGATCGCGCATCTGACGCGGGTGGTCGAGGATCTGTCCGACGTCGTGGCGCGGCAGGAATCGGAGCTTGCGCGGATGCGCGCGCGGGTCGGGATGCTGCTGGAACGCGAGGCCGAACGCGAGGTGGCCGAGGGCAGCACCATCCCGCTGGGCGACCAGAAACCGCCGCATTGGTGA
- the proS gene encoding proline--tRNA ligase — MRLTRYFLPVLKEDPKEAQIVSHRLMLRAGMIKQQAAGIYSWLPLGYKVLRQVEQIVHEEQQRAGHIPLLMPTLQSADLWRESGRYDDYGEEMLRVTDRHKRDLLYGPTNEEMITDIFRSHINSYKDLPLTLYHIQWKFRDEIRPRFGVMRGREFLMKDGYNFDLTKEAALHAYNRHLVSYLRTYERMGLQAIPMRADSGPIGGDDTHEFLVLAETGESEVFYDSQIADLRFGDRQIDYDSVEECQAVLDEFTSRYARTDETHDESVFNQIPEERRRSARGIEVGQIFYFGTKYSEPMGATVVGPDGARVPVHMGSHGIGVSRLLGAIIEASHDERGIIWPEGVTPFHAGIVNLKQGDPSVDSACEALYRDLTANGLDVLYDDRDERAGAKFATMDLIGLPWRITVGPRGLKTNTVELTCRRTGESQEMSPSEAVARLQAIYQPVFDAAF, encoded by the coding sequence ATGCGTCTGACCCGATATTTCCTGCCCGTTCTCAAGGAAGACCCGAAAGAGGCGCAGATCGTCAGTCACCGGCTGATGCTGCGTGCGGGGATGATCAAGCAGCAGGCGGCGGGGATCTATTCCTGGCTGCCGCTTGGCTACAAGGTGCTGCGCCAGGTCGAGCAGATCGTGCACGAGGAACAGCAGCGCGCGGGCCATATTCCGCTGCTGATGCCGACGCTGCAATCGGCCGATCTGTGGCGCGAAAGCGGGCGTTACGACGATTACGGCGAAGAGATGCTGCGCGTCACCGACCGCCACAAGCGCGACCTGCTATACGGTCCCACCAACGAGGAGATGATCACCGACATCTTCCGCAGCCATATCAACAGCTACAAGGATCTGCCGCTGACGCTCTACCACATCCAGTGGAAGTTCCGCGACGAGATCCGGCCGCGCTTCGGCGTCATGCGCGGGCGCGAGTTCCTGATGAAGGACGGCTATAACTTCGACCTGACCAAGGAAGCCGCGCTGCACGCCTATAACCGGCATCTGGTCAGCTATCTGCGCACCTATGAACGCATGGGCCTGCAGGCGATCCCGATGCGCGCCGATAGCGGTCCCATCGGCGGCGACGACACGCACGAGTTTCTGGTGCTGGCCGAGACCGGCGAATCCGAGGTCTTCTATGACAGCCAGATCGCCGATCTGCGCTTTGGCGACCGGCAGATCGACTATGACAGCGTCGAGGAATGTCAGGCGGTGCTGGACGAATTCACCAGCCGCTATGCCCGCACCGACGAGACCCATGACGAATCCGTCTTCAACCAGATCCCCGAAGAGCGCCGCCGCAGCGCCCGCGGGATCGAGGTCGGGCAGATCTTCTATTTCGGCACCAAATATTCCGAACCGATGGGCGCCACGGTCGTCGGCCCCGACGGCGCGCGGGTGCCGGTGCACATGGGCAGCCACGGCATCGGCGTCAGCCGCCTGCTGGGCGCCATCATCGAGGCCAGCCATGACGAGCGCGGCATCATCTGGCCCGAGGGCGTGACCCCCTTCCACGCCGGGATCGTGAACCTGAAACAGGGCGATCCGTCGGTCGACTCGGCGTGCGAGGCGCTGTATCGCGACCTGACGGCGAATGGGCTGGATGTGCTGTATGACGACCGCGACGAACGGGCGGGGGCGAAATTCGCCACCATGGACCTGATCGGGCTGCCCTGGCGCATCACGGTCGGCCCGCGCGGGCTGAAGACCAACACGGTGGAACTGACCTGCCGCCGCACGGGTGAATCTCAAGAGATGTCGCCCTCCGAAGCGGTGGCGCGTTTGCAGGCGATCTATCAGCCGGTGTTCGACGCGGCGTTCTGA
- the paaC gene encoding 1,2-phenylacetyl-CoA epoxidase subunit PaaC — protein MPSLPDVMTPDAARLAARQANEGSGHAPAPDADQDALFEFLLRMGDNALILGHRNSEWCGHGPVLEEDIALANMALDLIGQTSLWLGLAGEVEGKGRSADDLAYLRDAWDFRNLLLVERPNGDFAATLMRQFLFDAFHYHQLTGLLKSADQRVADIAAKALKEVSYHLERSAEQVIALGDGTTESHRRMQDALDDQWNYALEMFLSDETDKAMADAGVAPDPASLRAAWDDTVTSVLTEATLTIPDSTYVQKGGKQGTHTEHLGFILAEMQFLQRAYPGASW, from the coding sequence ATGCCGTCGCTTCCCGATGTCATGACCCCCGACGCAGCCCGTCTGGCGGCCCGGCAGGCGAATGAGGGCAGCGGCCACGCGCCCGCGCCCGACGCCGATCAGGACGCGCTGTTCGAGTTCCTGCTGCGGATGGGCGACAACGCCCTGATCCTCGGCCATCGCAATTCCGAATGGTGCGGCCACGGTCCGGTGCTCGAGGAGGATATCGCGCTGGCCAACATGGCGCTCGACCTGATCGGGCAGACCTCGCTGTGGCTGGGGCTGGCCGGCGAGGTCGAGGGTAAGGGCCGCTCGGCCGACGATCTGGCCTATCTGCGCGACGCCTGGGATTTCCGCAACCTGCTGCTGGTCGAACGCCCCAACGGCGATTTCGCGGCGACGCTGATGCGGCAGTTCCTGTTCGACGCCTTCCATTATCACCAGCTGACCGGGCTGCTGAAATCCGCGGATCAGCGCGTGGCAGATATTGCCGCCAAGGCGTTGAAAGAGGTCAGCTATCATCTGGAACGCTCGGCGGAACAGGTGATCGCGCTGGGTGACGGCACGACCGAAAGCCACCGCCGGATGCAGGATGCGCTGGACGATCAGTGGAACTACGCGCTCGAGATGTTCCTCAGCGACGAGACCGACAAGGCGATGGCCGATGCCGGCGTGGCGCCCGATCCGGCCAGCCTGCGCGCGGCCTGGGACGATACCGTGACCTCGGTCCTGACCGAGGCGACGCTGACCATCCCCGACAGCACCTATGTTCAGAAGGGCGGCAAGCAGGGCACCCATACCGAGCATCTGGGCTTTATCCTCGCCGAGATGCAGTTCCTGCAGCGGGCCTATCCCGGCGCGAGCTGGTAG
- the paaE gene encoding 1,2-phenylacetyl-CoA epoxidase subunit PaaE yields the protein MARFLPLEVTDIRRDTRDAVVVTLKPQPEDAEKFNFTQGQYLTFRREFDGEELRRSYSICAGLDDGVLRVGIKRVDGGAFSTWANEELAPGMELHAMPPMGRFHTDLDPQASRQYLAVAAGSGITPVLSIIRTTLAREPKSRVTLVYANRAVSSIMFREELEDLKNTYLGRLSIIHVLKSEGQEIDLFTGRIDAEKMQALFDNWIDPASIDTAFICGPEGMMLTVSDSLRKAGLDDSQIKFELFASGQPGRARKRAVSKDTADTGVSTEAVVTLDGATRTFQMPKQGQSLLEAALAADLDAPFACKAGVCSTCRAKVLEGEAEMAVNHALEDYEVAQGYVLTCQCYPLTDRIVVSYDE from the coding sequence ATGGCTCGATTCCTGCCTCTTGAAGTCACCGATATCCGCCGTGACACCCGCGACGCTGTCGTGGTCACCCTGAAGCCTCAGCCCGAGGATGCGGAGAAGTTCAACTTCACCCAAGGCCAGTACCTGACCTTTCGCCGCGAATTCGACGGCGAAGAGCTGCGCCGGTCCTATTCGATCTGCGCGGGTCTCGATGACGGCGTGCTGCGCGTGGGCATCAAGCGCGTCGACGGCGGCGCATTCTCGACCTGGGCGAATGAGGAACTCGCGCCGGGGATGGAGCTGCACGCCATGCCGCCGATGGGGCGGTTCCACACCGACCTCGACCCCCAGGCCAGCCGGCAATACCTGGCCGTCGCCGCCGGGTCGGGGATCACGCCGGTCCTGTCGATCATCCGCACGACGCTGGCGCGAGAGCCGAAAAGCCGGGTGACGCTGGTCTATGCCAACCGCGCCGTCAGCTCGATCATGTTCCGAGAAGAGCTGGAAGACCTTAAGAACACCTATCTGGGCCGGCTGTCGATCATCCATGTACTGAAATCCGAGGGGCAGGAGATCGACCTGTTCACCGGCCGCATCGACGCCGAAAAGATGCAGGCGCTGTTCGACAACTGGATCGACCCGGCCAGCATCGACACCGCCTTCATCTGCGGGCCCGAAGGCATGATGCTGACCGTCTCGGACAGCCTGCGCAAGGCGGGGCTGGATGACAGCCAGATCAAGTTCGAGCTGTTCGCCTCGGGCCAGCCGGGCCGGGCGCGCAAGCGCGCGGTCAGCAAGGACACCGCCGACACCGGCGTCAGCACCGAGGCCGTGGTGACGCTGGACGGCGCGACCCGGACCTTCCAGATGCCGAAACAGGGGCAAAGCCTGCTCGAGGCCGCGCTGGCCGCCGATCTGGACGCGCCCTTCGCCTGCAAGGCCGGCGTCTGCTCGACCTGCCGCGCCAAGGTGCTGGAAGGCGAGGCCGAGATGGCCGTCAACCACGCGCTGGAGGATTACGAGGTCGCGCAGGGTTATGTGCTGACCTGTCAATGCTATCCGCTGACCGACCGTATCGTCGTCAGCTATGACGAATAA
- the pcaF gene encoding 3-oxoadipyl-CoA thiolase produces the protein MAEAFICDAIRTPIGRYGGALSSVRADDLAAVPLAALMARNPDVDWSSVDDLIYGCANQAGEDNRNVARMAALLAGMPVDVPGTTVNRLCGSGMDAVGMAARAIRSGDCDMVIAGGVESMSRAPFVMPKADTAFSRSNAVYDTTIGWRFVNPRMKSEYGVDSMPQTADNVAEDYAVSREDQDEFAARSQARWAAAEQAGLFRDEITPVTIPQRKSDPIVVDTDEHPRPGTTAEKLSGLKGVNGPDKTVTAGNASGVNDGACALLIASREAAERNGLTPKARIVAMAAAGVQPRIMGIGPAPAARKVLERAGLELSQMDVIELNEAFASQSLATLRDLGLPDDAPHVNPNGGAIALGHPLGMSGARLVTTAMYQLQRSGGRYALCTMCIGVGQGIAIIIERV, from the coding sequence ATGGCCGAGGCATTCATCTGTGACGCAATCCGCACCCCCATCGGACGCTATGGCGGCGCGCTGTCGAGCGTTCGGGCCGACGATCTGGCCGCGGTGCCGCTGGCGGCGCTGATGGCGCGGAACCCGGATGTGGATTGGTCCAGTGTCGACGATCTGATCTATGGCTGCGCCAACCAGGCGGGCGAGGATAACCGCAACGTGGCGCGCATGGCCGCCCTGCTGGCCGGGATGCCGGTCGATGTCCCGGGCACCACCGTCAACCGGCTTTGCGGCTCTGGCATGGATGCGGTCGGCATGGCCGCACGCGCGATCAGGTCCGGCGATTGCGACATGGTCATCGCCGGCGGGGTCGAGAGCATGTCGCGCGCCCCCTTCGTCATGCCCAAGGCCGACACCGCCTTCAGCCGCAGCAACGCGGTCTATGACACCACCATCGGCTGGCGCTTCGTCAATCCCCGGATGAAATCCGAATACGGCGTCGATTCGATGCCCCAGACCGCCGACAACGTGGCCGAGGATTATGCCGTCAGCCGCGAGGATCAGGACGAATTCGCCGCCCGCAGCCAGGCGCGCTGGGCCGCCGCCGAACAGGCCGGACTGTTCCGCGACGAAATCACCCCCGTCACCATCCCGCAGCGCAAGAGCGATCCGATCGTCGTCGACACCGACGAACATCCGCGCCCCGGCACCACGGCTGAAAAGCTGTCAGGCCTGAAGGGCGTCAACGGGCCGGACAAGACCGTGACCGCCGGCAACGCCTCGGGCGTCAATGACGGCGCCTGTGCACTGCTGATCGCCAGCCGCGAGGCGGCCGAGCGCAACGGGCTGACGCCCAAGGCTCGCATCGTGGCCATGGCGGCGGCTGGTGTGCAGCCGCGGATCATGGGCATCGGCCCGGCCCCGGCGGCCCGCAAAGTGCTGGAACGCGCCGGGCTGGAGCTGTCCCAGATGGACGTGATCGAGCTGAACGAGGCCTTCGCCAGCCAGTCGCTTGCGACACTTCGCGACCTCGGACTGCCCGACGATGCACCCCATGTTAACCCCAATGGCGGGGCCATCGCGTTGGGTCATCCGCTTGGCATGTCGGGCGCGCGGCTGGTCACCACGGCCATGTATCAGTTGCAGCGCAGCGGCGGGCGCTATGCCCTTTGCACCATGTGCATCGGCGTCGGCCAGGGCATCGCCATCATCATCGAACGCGTCTGA
- the rpsD gene encoding 30S ribosomal protein S4 — protein sequence MTKRTSAKYKIDRRMGENIWGRAKSPVNRREYGPGQHGQRRKQKLSDFGTQLRAKQKLKGYYGDLTEKQFRRIYGEAERVRGDTGENLIGLLERRLDAVVYRAKFVPTIFAARQFVNHGHIEVNGKRVNIASYRVKEGDVVSIRERSRQLAIVMEAVALAERDVPDYLEVDHNKMTATFVRTPMLGDVPYAVVMEPNLVVEYYAKN from the coding sequence GTGACCAAACGCACGTCTGCCAAGTACAAGATCGACCGCCGCATGGGCGAAAACATCTGGGGCCGCGCGAAATCGCCGGTCAACCGTCGCGAATATGGCCCCGGCCAGCACGGTCAGCGCCGCAAGCAGAAGCTGTCGGACTTCGGCACCCAGCTGCGCGCCAAGCAGAAGCTCAAGGGCTATTACGGTGACCTGACCGAAAAGCAGTTCCGCCGCATCTATGGCGAGGCCGAGCGTGTGCGCGGCGATACCGGCGAGAACCTGATCGGCCTGCTCGAGCGTCGTCTGGACGCCGTCGTCTATCGCGCGAAATTCGTGCCCACGATCTTTGCCGCCCGTCAATTCGTGAACCACGGCCATATCGAGGTGAACGGCAAGCGCGTCAACATCGCGTCCTATCGCGTCAAGGAAGGCGACGTCGTCTCGATCCGCGAGCGTTCGCGTCAGCTGGCCATCGTGATGGAAGCCGTGGCGCTGGCCGAGCGTGACGTGCCGGACTATCTCGAAGTCGACCACAACAAGATGACCGCGACCTTCGTGCGCACCCCGATGCTGGGCGACGTGCCCTATGCCGTCGTGATGGAGCCGAACCTGGTCGTCGAATACTACGCCAAGAACTGA